The genomic window gtAAAGGATAATATGGTAATATTGTGACCAATTTATTCCAATAAATGCAGTAAATTAGATTAATAggaaaattccttgaaagacataaATTTCTAAAGCTCATccaggaagaaatggataaactgaaTAGTCCTATATCTactgaaaaaattatattttagacaCATTCccataaaaaaaccaaaaaaacacctACAGACTCAGATTGCTTCCTTGGAGAATTCTAGCAAacagtaaaagaagaaatagcatGAAATTTACACAAACATCCAGAAAATTGAAAAGCAGAGAATATATCCCAAAGACATTGTAAGAAAACTACAGCTCAACATCCGTCATGAATATAATGCAAAAAGTATTAATATGTAGCAAACTGATTCCAACAATAtctaaaaaggataatacatcatgaaCAAGTGAAGTTAATTGCAGGAATGCATGGTTGCTTTAACAATTGAAAATCAATCAGTAAAATTCATGTTAAGAAACTCAAAAAGAATAACGATATGAGCATATCAATAGGTGGAggaaaaacatttggcaaaatccaacatccaATCTTcctaaaaactttcaacaaattaggaatagaaaggaacttcctcaacttacTAAGGAAGATCTATAAAAACCCTACAACTAACATCAGTCTGAATGAATGCTTTTCCCCTAACATCTGGAACAAGGTTAAGgatgtctccttttttatttctattgaatATTTTACTGGAGGTTTTAGCGAGTATaatatggcaagaaaaagaaataaaaaacctatAGATTATAATGGAAGGCTATAGTACAGATTATATTCAGAAGACAAAATCATCTACATTGCAAATCTAATGGACTCTCAGTTATAACTGAGTTTATCAAGGTTGTAGGCTACAAAATCAACCAACTGCATCTCAGTATATTAACAATGAAcaactgaaaactgaaattaaaaatgccacttacagggctcctgggtggctcaatcggttaagtgtctgattttttattttggctcaggtcatgatctcagttcatgaagACTGAGacctgctgtcagtacagagcctgcttgggattctctctctctgctcctcccctgctctctctcaaaataagtaaataaacttaaaaaacaaatactcataatagtattaaaatataaaatactcaggaataaataTGACACAAGATGTGAAAGACATacataattaaaagataaaacactgctaagagaagtttttaaagatataaatagtACTATGTTCAAGGGCTGAAAAACTCaatgttaagatgtcaattctctcctTATCTAACCCAATAGAATAATATTCATTACAATCCCAGTAAAAATTCCATTAGGTATTTTTGTAGAAACTGGCAagctaattataaaatatatgtaggaATGCAAAGGACCCTAGAATAgacaacttaaaaattaattttgcttgaaaaagaaaaaaaatgtcactacctgatttcaaacttattttaaagCTAGTTATCAAGGCAGTGTGGATTGGAACTCAAAAGACAAAGCTCAATTAAACAGAAGAGAGTCCTGAAATAGttcatatttatgtaaaatgcaTTGTTACCAAGATGTAAGGCATTTCAGTAGAGAGAGGATAGTCTTGTCAACAAATGGATATTTACTTTGGTCCATACCTCTTATACCATATTCAAAATTTAACTTCaagtggatcatagacctaaatgtgaaattaaaaactatGAACTTTTAGAAGAAAGTATAGGAGATCTGTATGCTCTTAGGTCTTAGGCAGGTTTTAGATATAACACCGAAAATATGATccataaaagacaaataattgataactgggacttcatcaaaataaaaactctaagaCACAGCtatgaaaatgaaagataagcTATACCCTGATACAGCACTCCTATCCAGAATATATACCCTCAAATACCAATATTAAAACAAACTCATTTGTTTACCAAAGAAAATTTATGGTTAGCAaataacatgaaaagatgttaaacataATTAGTTatgagggaaatgtaaattaaaaccatgataTACTACTACACCTGTATTACAATGGCTAAAGCTACAAAGACTGATTATACCAAGTTACTGAGAACATGAAGTAAATGGAACTCCCATACACTGCTGGTGAAGGTAAAATGCTATAGCTACTTTGGAAAGCATtctgatattttcttaaaaaagttaaacaggggtgcctgggtggcgcagtcggttaagcgtccgacttcagccaggtcacgatctcgcggtccgtgagttcgagccccgcgtcaggctctgggctgatggctcggagcctggagcctgtttccgattctgtgtctccctctctctctgcccctgccccgttcatgctttgtctctctctgtcccaaaaataaataaaaaacgttgaaaaaaaaaaaaaaaaaaaaagttaaacatacttATATAATCCAAGCATTTCACTATTTAATGAAAGCATACTACCTATCTTACAAAGACTTGTATACTGTTTACAagatctttaatgtttatttttgagagagagacagagagtatgagcaggggaggggcagagagggagacacagaaaccaaagcaggctccaggctctgagctgtcgtcacacagcccgacgcggggctggaattcatgaactgcgagatcatgacctgagcagaagtcggatgcttaaccgactgagccacccaggggccctaagatcttcatttctaatagcaaaaaaacaagggggtggggggtggttggaAGCTAATGTCCATTAAAAGGTGAACGTATGAACAAACTGGTATATCCAACAGGATACTGCTTagtaagaaaaatgaattaactaCTGGTACACACGAAATGGATGAATCTCTAATGTCTGGTGAAATTAGAGTACACACtttgactccatttatataaaatgctagGAAAGGCAAACTAATCAACATTGACAGATCAGCGATTACCTGGGGACTGACAGGAGGGATTACAAATGTGAAGAGGAggtgcctagtggctcagttggttaagcatcagacctcagctcaggtcatgatctcagggctcatttCCGACGAGATCGGGCACGTTCAGGATGGTATGACCGTAGACTCTCAGGGTTCATTTTGACCCTTGCCTcgatcagagcctagagcctgcttcagattctgtctcctgtctctgcccctcccctgcttatgctctctcaaaacatgaacattaaaaaaaaatgggcagaaagaaaTTTGGTTATACTTACATTCACTAACTGTAGTGATGGCTTCATGTGTGTATAGACATATGtcaaatacatgtatatacatacacacacatttatatacatatatcaaaatgtCAAATTATACTTTGAATGTTGTCTATTTTGTCAATTTTCCTCAATAAAGCTGCTTAAGTCACTGCTAATTTCATGGAGGCTTTATTTTATTAGAGAAGACACACCCATAAACCCATTTAAGATAAATCCTCTACCTCAGGCTTCTGCAGAGATGGAAGGCAAAGGCCTTGAGGGTCTTTGAAGCTCTATTGAGAATCTGAGGCCCACCCTTAAATCTTTAGGACTTTTTGTCTGAGTTCAAACTCCTATATTTCACCATATCCATAACTGAAACCAAAATATATTCAACTTTAgaattaaggaataaaaaaatatgtatctttatcCTGGGCTCTTATTAGAACAAGTGTTCTGAATGCAGTCAAAGATAACATTTTTACTTTACAATGCAGTCTCCTATAGCTTCCTAATTTAGCTGTTTCTAAGATTAAaatgtttatcaaaataaaagtttcacaTTATTTATTAAGCTTATAACAATTTTATTCATAACAGGTACAAAATTTACATTTAGATGTATACGTATACAAAagagacctttatttttttactttgacataaaaaatacagaaatatttacattatgtacaaaaatataaaacatacagacTTCACAAATAGGAAAAAGCAAGATTTCACAAAGGGTACTTTTTTGGGAAATGTACACACTGAAAAAGAGGTTAAAGAAAGATGACAAAACACTTAAATTAACAGACTCCAGAAGTTACTGCAATAGGAATTAATTTGGTAGGGCAAATAAAATGTCTCAAATGCTAATAGATGGTAAACAAGATATCTATTTAAGATTATCTAGGTAAAATTACATGGTCTTCCTTTACCATAAAAttgaatcaattttattttatccctGAATCAGATAgccacttttccttttttcttaaaatatttaaattttctgatttatactgataattttaaactttttcaaattaaattgtaaaatattttaagttgtatATTGTCTTTACTCAAGGGGAGAAAATCCCACGTACTACATTGATTTCAACACAAAATTGGAAAttacaatacattttatttttcttaaattaaaaccTAACATTTTCTAACTAACCTTCATAATCAGGTACAACTGATTGTTAACAAGAGATCACAATCGTCGTAAATTCTTCTTGCTTGTTTTGGTACCGGGCAGAGGACCTGTTTTATAATTGGCTTTTAGGGGTTTGCCATTTGAACATTCGTTGGTGGTATGATAGTTACACAGACACCTTGTACAATAATCAAACCCACAGCCTTCTCGTTTGCAGATTGCCCGTTGTAAATAGCAATCATATTTCGCAGGTGAATTACAGCGAATACAGGCTTTGAGgctttcattctctttcaaagTTTTGGCAACCTAGAAAGAAAATCCATAAACAAATTTTAGTTAAGAATTGAATGTAATTTAGTTGGTAAAAACAAGAAGGGCATTTCTGAGGCTTCCTCAAAACATGAATAAAGGACCAATGTCACACATAAGTCAATTCCTGCCTTTAAGGAGCTCACTGTTCAATGAGTGAGATAGTATCACTTGTCAACTGGTCCAGTGGCTATTTCCTAATCCTACCTTTAAACATGTTCTTTTATTTCATGAATGCTACTTACATGTCAATGCCTGACTTAAATGTCACCTTTACTGTGAAGTCTTTCTAGTGTTACTAGAGTTGGTTGCTCTTTCACTTCTAGCTTTTTTAAGGCACCTATCATGttatatggcatttatttttatgtagccaTTTTCCATTCTAGATTACAAGGCTATGAAGGGTACCATGTTTTCTTATCCATGGATTACCTGATAGCAGATGCTCAATAACTGCTGTTTGAATCGTTACATGTTGTATTAGTCATTATGTAACGAACACTTAGAAAATTAAACTTAACTATAATTTATACTTATTGACCAGCATGAAGGCCGTCAACATTTCAAAGATGCACTCTTAGGTGACgttatggttttttaaattaagcttgCCAAATTTTCCATGTGTTCAGTAGAACTTACAATACACATTACCCAATGATTTGAAGGTACAATAGGAGGGCTTCAATTTCTGAAAGCTGGCCTTTTCCAGTTTAGTTCTGGTCCGTAGATATAAAAGGCAGCAATTGCAAAATGTAGTATTGAACAAGTTtggtaagaaatttaaaaatcaaggtttCCTTAGCATTTCCAAATTAGATCTCAACATCACTGAGTGGTCATAAACAATGtcaaatggtagctattattttttGCATAGAAAGACATCTCTGTGTACTTTCCTAACTGGATTACTTGAGTTATAAATTGTTTCAGTTTCTAACATTTTTGAGACCAGAATGAAGGTCTCAAGGACAAAAGATAACATCTCCATTAATAATTCCCTAGTAGTTCTACTTATGctataattaaatttaaagttCTCCATTTCTTACTCTAAATCCTTTTAACAATAAAGGCCCCATAAGTTTCTAGTTTATTGACAAACAAAAAATTACCTCAGAGAATTCATTGTGTCGACTGTAAGTAGAACTTTTCTGATCACCTGGATGGGATAACTTGGTTTGAGCATCTTTTTTGGGGTGAGCCTGGGCTGCTGATTTTTGAACAGAAGCTAAAGCGGTTCTGAACATAACATATTCTCTGGTTGAAGCATGTGGTGAAAACTTAACGttcttttcctaattaaaaaaaatattttaataggacTTAAAAATATCCTCCTATATTCTTAACATTCAggcatttttattgtttgtacATGTAAAAAAAGGGCAAATGAGAATGTAAAAGATTTATCCCTATACCCAATTTACCTGCATATGCTTAAATATAGCCACATACAACTATTCACACAGATAATACTGACAGAAACTGCAAACCAGAAATTGTGAGAAAGCACTAAATACTTAGAGTCTATATAGCATTTAATACatgatgtatttaatttttttttaatgtttatttttgagcgagagagcatgcgagctagtgagcaggggaggggaagagagaaggggagatacagaatctggagcaggctctaggctctgagttgtcagcacacagcctgatgactcggggctggaactcatgaaccgcgagatcatgacctgagctaaggtcagacacttgaccgactgcgccacccaggtaccccagataCATGATTTATAAAGTACTGATGCCAAAACAAAAAGTCATTGCTTTTATCATCAATAAATGACAATAGTCATGCTTAAGTATCACTTCAATGTCATGCATGGATTCAAAACAACCTTTTAGATTAGAAAACTTCTCATTAATACTAACCTTATCAATAAAGAAACTGAACTTGGAGAATTTAAGCAATACTTGTCTAAAGTtatacagctagtaagtagcagcACCAAAATTTAGACCCAAGTCTGCCAACTGCTAGGCCTGAAATTTCAATTATGTACAGATATTCTCAGAAACATCTTGAAATTTACCAAGTATTTTGGAAGGCAGATAAATTCTCTTCTGCATTAAGAATGTTCAATATGTTGataactgaaaaaatacaaatggcaatGAAAATTAGCTATATGGTCAACTCTCATTATTAGAGAACTGACCAATTTTCCCTTTTGTACTTTTGGACATTCCATTTCTAGAAAGAATCCAAGAAATAATGGCTTACGTGGAATTCCTTTCCCCTTGTCTTTGAATTTTGCTTAATGAGTTCTAGTGAAAAGCTGAAATGCCTTGTGAATGTAAAGGATTTCCAGATTACCTGTTATCTGTCCTATTTCCCCCATTTATAAAGGTAAAGAGCACGagcttttatattttaaggtaatgttctaagatatttttaaaatgaaaacatcaactGCAAAGACTTACATTAACTCTCTCTATTGCTTTATTGTACAACTGCAATGCTCTCTTATCATCATCTAGGATCTTCTTCCAAGTTGTGCTCACTTTAGACACACTGGAAAAGTAAAAGGTTATAAAGGAAACAAGGCATCACAAAGAGGTAAGAGGAATGAACATACTACAGAAATACTAACAGtgcaaaaaagaaatttctattagcagtgcttctcaaacttggtTATACATTAGAATTGCCTACAGCACTTAAGATTTAAGGATGTCCCATGCCTAGGCATTTGGGTTTAACTGGCTTAAAATGGGGGCCAGAGTcctgtttttaaaagctccctatCAAGTCATTCTAAGTACATACATCTAGGCTTAAGAACCATTGCAATCATTCCTTGATACTTCATTTTTTCACAATATCTGCAAACATCAAATAAGTAGaccctattatatatatatgacagtATGTTAGCTATTCGGTATCAATAAAAGTTGTAGACAAATTTCAAAGTATTCTAGGACATACTGCTATTAGTAGACATCAATTTCAAAAATCCATTTTTGTTAACAAAGAAGCTGTGATGCCAATTATCCCTCAAGAAGGTAGCCAACTATAAAAATTAATACTTCTATTTTGCTTTAGCTATTTTTCATAAAGACCAGTGATAAGTACCTCTCACAACTTTTCCAAAAATGCCAAAAACACACCTGTTTGAGTGGGATCTAATCCAATAGTCTATATTATAATTATCTTAATGCTGTCACCTCATCCTAACTCATATTTGGTagaatgaggaagaaagggaaatttgAGGTTTCTAAGAAAACAGTCACAATCAGATCCACTTGTGGGTTTCCCTATTTTTATCACTGTCAAACCTAGGGGAGCGCTACATTAAAAATGGCCTAAAAACATCAGGAACTATTTCATACTTTCAAGTGTGACAGAACTCATAAAGCCTACTGGACCTATACACCAGAACTAGGCTGTTGTTTTATAGTTAAGTAGATATGATGTAGCTTAAGTATTAGtaattttcagaaacaaaaatcccAATTTAACAAAAATAGTTTGCTAACAGtataaatatgaaatttgaaataactGGATTAAatgcttactttaaaaatcttctttcatCTTAGTAGCATACAAGTGGTCAAATACCAGCTATCAGGCAGTCATTACCTCAAACAACATAAAAGACTTCCCTCTTATGTCTTTGTATGAGCTGGTAGTGCTGAGCCATCTTAACAAAAATGTTCAGTGGATTATACTAACACTCAAAGCAACCATACTTACTTGATTAAGTCCATATCATTGAGCTGTGTTAAAATGTTTGCTAGGAGATGTCTGAGTCCCCTTCGAAAGAGTTCACTGAGAATATCTACATATTCCAGGCCCATTTTCCTTCCAATTATATTCTGCAGTCCAAAATTTCCACTGAATATACATTCTTTCAGTTTCTCCCAATCTATTTTAGGATTTCgtttggtattcttttttaacGTTGAACAAACCATTTTAGCAAAGTGAAGAGCCGGCAGCAAGTTTTTGCTGGGATATTGCTCTGGGCTTTGCATCTGAAGCAGGCAGGACTGTGGACTGTCACTGAAATTTTCCAAGGGAAGGCTACTCTCTTCATGTTCATTGAAGCCACTTTGCTGGGAAAATGAAGTATAGCCACTGTCTTCATAAGGTCCACTGGTCTCTAGTTCTTCGATCTCATTTGAACTATCAAGGATTTGTTGCACATGCTGATTTTCCTTGTTATGAAAGAGCTTGTTTTCGTTTTCAGATTCAAGTTCTACAATCCTGGGGCTCACAATTGGTGACCCAATATCTGA from Neofelis nebulosa isolate mNeoNeb1 chromosome 6, mNeoNeb1.pri, whole genome shotgun sequence includes these protein-coding regions:
- the FBXO5 gene encoding F-box only protein 5 isoform X3, giving the protein MSQRPCRCSPRPPSSSCRCSYSDLTAAGRPRPSDSCKEESSTLSVKMKCDFSYNHIHSGLKLVKPDDSGRQVSCTPAYLEGSYKDCIKDYVRLSDIGSPIVSPRIVELESENENKLFHNKENQHVQQILDSSNEIEELETSGPYEDSGYTSFSQQSGFNEHEESSLPLENFSDSPQSCLLQMQSPEQYPSKNLLPALHFAKMVCSTLKKNTKRNPKIDWEKLKECIFSGNFGLQNIIGRKMGLEYVDILSELFRRGLRHLLANILTQLNDMDLINVSKVSTTWKKILDDDKRALQLYNKAIERVNVAKTLKENESLKACIRCNSPAKYDCYLQRAICKREGCGFDYCTRCLCNYHTTNECSNGKPLKANYKTGPLPGTKTSKKNLRRL
- the FBXO5 gene encoding F-box only protein 5 isoform X1: MSQRPCRCSPRPPSSSCRCSYSDLTAAGRPRPSDSCKEESSTLSVKMKCDFSYNHIHSGLKLVKPDDSGRQVSCTPAYLEGSYKDCIKDYVRLSDIGSPIVSPRIVELESENENKLFHNKENQHVQQILDSSNEIEELETSGPYEDSGYTSFSQQSGFNEHEESSLPLENFSDSPQSCLLQMQSPEQYPSKNLLPALHFAKMVCSTLKKNTKRNPKIDWEKLKECIFSGNFGLQNIIGRKMGLEYVDILSELFRRGLRHLLANILTQLNDMDLINVSKVSTTWKKILDDDKRALQLYNKAIERVNEKNVKFSPHASTREYVMFRTALASVQKSAAQAHPKKDAQTKLSHPGDQKSSTYSRHNEFSEVAKTLKENESLKACIRCNSPAKYDCYLQRAICKREGCGFDYCTRCLCNYHTTNECSNGKPLKANYKTGPLPGTKTSKKNLRRL
- the FBXO5 gene encoding F-box only protein 5 isoform X2, whose product is MKCDFSYNHIHSGLKLVKPDDSGRQVSCTPAYLEGSYKDCIKDYVRLSDIGSPIVSPRIVELESENENKLFHNKENQHVQQILDSSNEIEELETSGPYEDSGYTSFSQQSGFNEHEESSLPLENFSDSPQSCLLQMQSPEQYPSKNLLPALHFAKMVCSTLKKNTKRNPKIDWEKLKECIFSGNFGLQNIIGRKMGLEYVDILSELFRRGLRHLLANILTQLNDMDLINVSKVSTTWKKILDDDKRALQLYNKAIERVNEKNVKFSPHASTREYVMFRTALASVQKSAAQAHPKKDAQTKLSHPGDQKSSTYSRHNEFSEVAKTLKENESLKACIRCNSPAKYDCYLQRAICKREGCGFDYCTRCLCNYHTTNECSNGKPLKANYKTGPLPGTKTSKKNLRRL